A single window of Calditrichota bacterium DNA harbors:
- the hslV gene encoding ATP-dependent protease subunit HslV — protein MKMRSTTVLCVRHKGKVAMAGDGQVTFGDTVLKMGARKIRRIFDGAVLVGFAGASADALTLFEKFESKLEQFHGNLSRAAVELAKDWRTDRYLRRLEAQLVVADQEKSFLISGTGDVVEPDDNIMALGSGGPYALAAARALVRHADLDAEHIAKESLKIAGEICIYTNTNVKVEIL, from the coding sequence TGCGATCAACGACAGTTTTGTGCGTGCGTCACAAGGGAAAAGTGGCGATGGCGGGAGACGGTCAGGTGACTTTTGGCGACACAGTTTTGAAAATGGGCGCGCGAAAAATTCGCCGCATTTTTGACGGCGCCGTGCTGGTGGGTTTTGCCGGCGCTTCTGCCGACGCGCTGACTTTGTTTGAAAAATTTGAAAGCAAGCTGGAACAATTCCACGGAAATCTGTCACGGGCGGCGGTCGAATTGGCCAAGGACTGGCGCACTGACCGCTACTTGCGGCGATTGGAAGCTCAGTTGGTGGTTGCAGATCAGGAAAAAAGCTTTTTAATTTCCGGCACCGGCGACGTCGTTGAGCCTGATGATAATATCATGGCATTGGGTTCCGGCGGACCTTATGCCTTGGCCGCTGCCAGAGCGCTGGTGCGACACGCCGATCTCGACGCCGAGCACATCGCAAAAGAATCGTTGAAGATAGCCGGCGAGATTTGTATTTACACAAATACCAATGTCAAAGTTGAGATTTTGTAG